In Vulpes lagopus strain Blue_001 chromosome 1, ASM1834538v1, whole genome shotgun sequence, a genomic segment contains:
- the GLUL gene encoding glutamine synthetase isoform X1 produces MDQREPESLERRERNSKRRRAREGNPSDPIDLLWLGTTSTMATSASSHLNKGIKQVYMSLPQGEKVQAMYIWIDGTGEGLRCKTRTLDSEPKGVEELPEWNFDGSSTFQSEGSNSDMYLVPAAMFRDPFRKDPNKLVFCEVFKYNRKPAETNLRHTCKRIMDMVSNQHPWFGMEQEYTLMGTDGHPFGWPSNGFPGPQGPYYCGVGADKAYGRDIVEAHYRACLYAGIKIAGTNAEVMPAQWEFQIGPCEGIDMGDHLWVARFILHRVCEDFGVIATFDPKPIPGNWNGAGCHTNFSTKAMREENGLKYIEESIEKLSKRHQYHIRAYDPKGGLDNARRLTGFHETSNINDFSAGVANRGASIRIPRTVGQEKKGYFEDRRPSANCDPFSVTEALIRTCLLNETGDEPFQYKN; encoded by the exons ATGGACCAGCGGGAGCCCGAGAGCCTGGAGAGGCGCGAACGCAACTCCAAGCGGAGAAGGGCCAGGGAAGGCAACCCCAGCGACCCGATTGACCTTCTGTGGCTGGG AACAACTTCCACCATGGCCACCTCTGCGAGTTCCCACTTGAACAAAGGCATCAAGCAGGTGTACATGTCCCTGCCTCAGGGCGAGAAAGTGCAGGCTATGTATATTTGGATTGACGGGACCGGAGAAGGATTACGTTGCAAGACCCGGACCTTGGACAGTGAGCCCAAGGGTGTTGAAG AGTTGCCTGAATGGAATTTTGATGGCTCTAGCACCTTTCAATCTGAAGGCTCCAACAGTGACATGTATCTTGTCCCTGCTGCCATGTTTCGTGACCCTTTCCGCAAGGACCCCAACAAGCTGGTATTCTGTGAAGTCTTCAAATACAACAGAAAGCCTGCAG aaaccAATTTAAGGCATACCTGTAAACGGATAATGGACATGGTGAGCAACCAACACCCCTGGTTTGGAATGGAGCAGGAATATACTCTCATGGGCACAGATGGGCACCCTTTTGGTTGGCCTTCCAATGGCTTCCCTGGGCCCCAAG GTCCGTACTACTGTGGTGTAGGAGCAGACAAAGCCTATGGCAGGGATATCGTGGAGGCTCACTACCGGGCCTGCTTGTACGCTGGCATCAAGATTGCTGGGACAAACGCTGAGGTCATGCCTGCCCAG TGGGAATTCCAGATAGGACCCTGTGAAGGAATCGACATGGGAGATCATCTCTGGGTGGCCCGTTTCATCTTGCATCGTGTATGTGAAGACTTCGGAGTGATAGCAACCTTTGATCCTAAGCCCATTCCCGGAAACTGGAATGGTGCAGGCTGCCACACCAACTTCAGCACCAAGGCGATGCGAGAGGAGAATGGTCTAAA GTACATTGAGGAGTCCATTGAAAAACTGAGCAAGCGGCACCAGTACCACATCCGAGCCTACGATCCCAAGGGAGGCCTGGATAATGCCCGGCGCCTAACTGGATTCCATGAGACATCCAACATCAACGACTTTTCCGCCGGCGTGGCCAACCGTGGTGCTAGCATCCGCATTCCCCGGACTGTCGGCCAGGAGAAGAAGGGTTACTTTGAAGACCGTCGCCCCTCTGCCAACTGCGACCCCTTTTCGGTGACAGAAGCCCTCATCCGCACATGTCTTCTCAACGAAACTGGCGATGAACCCTTCCAGTACAAAAACTAA
- the GLUL gene encoding glutamine synthetase isoform X2: MATSASSHLNKGIKQVYMSLPQGEKVQAMYIWIDGTGEGLRCKTRTLDSEPKGVEELPEWNFDGSSTFQSEGSNSDMYLVPAAMFRDPFRKDPNKLVFCEVFKYNRKPAETNLRHTCKRIMDMVSNQHPWFGMEQEYTLMGTDGHPFGWPSNGFPGPQGPYYCGVGADKAYGRDIVEAHYRACLYAGIKIAGTNAEVMPAQWEFQIGPCEGIDMGDHLWVARFILHRVCEDFGVIATFDPKPIPGNWNGAGCHTNFSTKAMREENGLKYIEESIEKLSKRHQYHIRAYDPKGGLDNARRLTGFHETSNINDFSAGVANRGASIRIPRTVGQEKKGYFEDRRPSANCDPFSVTEALIRTCLLNETGDEPFQYKN, encoded by the exons ATGGCCACCTCTGCGAGTTCCCACTTGAACAAAGGCATCAAGCAGGTGTACATGTCCCTGCCTCAGGGCGAGAAAGTGCAGGCTATGTATATTTGGATTGACGGGACCGGAGAAGGATTACGTTGCAAGACCCGGACCTTGGACAGTGAGCCCAAGGGTGTTGAAG AGTTGCCTGAATGGAATTTTGATGGCTCTAGCACCTTTCAATCTGAAGGCTCCAACAGTGACATGTATCTTGTCCCTGCTGCCATGTTTCGTGACCCTTTCCGCAAGGACCCCAACAAGCTGGTATTCTGTGAAGTCTTCAAATACAACAGAAAGCCTGCAG aaaccAATTTAAGGCATACCTGTAAACGGATAATGGACATGGTGAGCAACCAACACCCCTGGTTTGGAATGGAGCAGGAATATACTCTCATGGGCACAGATGGGCACCCTTTTGGTTGGCCTTCCAATGGCTTCCCTGGGCCCCAAG GTCCGTACTACTGTGGTGTAGGAGCAGACAAAGCCTATGGCAGGGATATCGTGGAGGCTCACTACCGGGCCTGCTTGTACGCTGGCATCAAGATTGCTGGGACAAACGCTGAGGTCATGCCTGCCCAG TGGGAATTCCAGATAGGACCCTGTGAAGGAATCGACATGGGAGATCATCTCTGGGTGGCCCGTTTCATCTTGCATCGTGTATGTGAAGACTTCGGAGTGATAGCAACCTTTGATCCTAAGCCCATTCCCGGAAACTGGAATGGTGCAGGCTGCCACACCAACTTCAGCACCAAGGCGATGCGAGAGGAGAATGGTCTAAA GTACATTGAGGAGTCCATTGAAAAACTGAGCAAGCGGCACCAGTACCACATCCGAGCCTACGATCCCAAGGGAGGCCTGGATAATGCCCGGCGCCTAACTGGATTCCATGAGACATCCAACATCAACGACTTTTCCGCCGGCGTGGCCAACCGTGGTGCTAGCATCCGCATTCCCCGGACTGTCGGCCAGGAGAAGAAGGGTTACTTTGAAGACCGTCGCCCCTCTGCCAACTGCGACCCCTTTTCGGTGACAGAAGCCCTCATCCGCACATGTCTTCTCAACGAAACTGGCGATGAACCCTTCCAGTACAAAAACTAA